AGTTTCGACCCAGGCACTGCTATGTAATTTTTAAATgactaaaaatgtacaaaaaaattacaaaaatctTACAAAAAATTTACTAGCATTTTactaaaatttacaaaaaaactacaaaaatttacaaaaaatacaaaaaaattactaaaattttacaaaaaaatactaaaatgttactaaaaaattactaaaaaattactaaaattactaaaaaatgtgttaatgcacattttaaacattttaagttTTGATGAGACCAGCACTTCTTTTTCTGGACTTTACGGTACTGAGCTCAGGTCAGGAAATCCACAGACCAATCCAGCAAGTTAAGCCATcttgggtctcaaacacgtggcccgcgggccaaatgtggcccaaaggacactagtttgaggcccccgccttgatatgaaagtttaatgttagtgcagcccgcgcaagtttgatatggatgctgtatggtatcatgtacccagaaaaaatgattacgtttgattaatgttcatgttaaaggttaaataactgttaatagttatcctccctatccgtgtggaagtggtaagtttttggctatttaagtttaaaggaaataacttgaaggctaccgtttaggtcgctagctctctagtttgcgagttagcatgtgtctcaagaccatgcagttgtgcaatattttgtgtagaaaaataaaaattaagatatttgagaatagtggaatgttttatcagagcttttcttgtagaaaatcgaaaccaaagcaatgtttattcatttttctgtttttaataaatgcgttttttttttggaaaacctgatgcggcccagtctcacccagaccctagctccagtggcccccaagtaaattgagtttgagacccctgctttagagatTCCACTGTTTGTCCACTTTTCTTCAAAGTTAGCAAACCTTTTTTTAGCAAACTCAActttaaaatggacattttcgtgtgtatttcattattttccttCTTTATTTTCCTGCCTCTTCCTTTACTTCTTCCTCCGTCTGGGTGTCCAGATTTCCCTGCAGTTCTTCTCCTTGTGTCTGTCTTGTTTGTAGATGTAGGggatgaggaggaggcgggccctCTCCGCCGCTTCCAAAATTCCCGAGAGAGGTGCAAGTTCCTCGCCCCCTCCATCTCAGTTTCTGTGCCTGAGGACGACCCCTACCACTCCGACGAGGAGTACTATGAGCACCCCTTGTTCAGCCCTGAGTGGACGCACTCGGGCGCTCGCCCCACGGGGCAGGCTGTGGCCTTTAGACAGATTGAAGGTGAACCACGCACGGTTCCTCTTTGCCGTCtctttccctccctccctcgttccttccttccctcccggTTCACCTCCTCTTTCCTTTTTCTCTTTTAACCATCAGTTTCTCCTCCCTGTTCTGTGATGTGATCTCCTCCCAGCATCTCTGCCTCCTTCCGTCTCTCCGTccgtcatgtttgtgtgtttgtgtgtcgtcGTGGCGCCCATTCGTTCTGAATCTGAGGAATTTCAGATTTctgaaaagtcatatttttatcatttacaTCATTGCCGCTTGTGTTTTGCAATCATGTTCTTTTTGACATGCAGTAGGAGCTTCCAAGGGAGGTAGGAGGGCAGTTTTATGGAGGTTTCGTCGATGGACACGGgggttatgtatttattgtgacGCTTATGCTTTAAACTTTCCATAGTGTTTTTGTGAGTACTGTTGACGTTTGTTTTAACATGTTAGAACATTTACTCCAATACTAACCTAATCATTTGACTTTGGTCCAAAGGACCTTCAGCCTGATAAACACACGCTCCTGAACGTGGACTTAATActatattttccggactataagttgcagtttttttttctaattttgcgtattttatgtatatagaaaagtatatatataatttaatgagTTTTATGTTAATTAATATTGACTATTCAGCCTCCCATGTATCTTCTTTATGATATTGTATCTGTTAATAACTGTTAATGTGttacattattgtattattgtatagtTCAGGGGTGTTTACACTTTTTGTGAAAGAATACAAGAGCCATTTTGATAtgtttgtaaagcaacacatataGATATACAAggtagttatatatattttgagaaAACACTGCATTACAGCATGCTGATTAAGGTGAAAAAGcctataattaatattaatttgctcttttttttacaatttttgctgtagtttttttcatgataaattatattttgccATGGGCCAATTAATAAATGTTCCCGGGCCACACTCAAGATACCCTTAATATTGGGCATTGCTTTTCAAATAGTGGGGGGGTGgtgtgagaggcagggaggaattttaatattagtgtttttaatattttaatattaatattagtataatgtgccctgtgattggctggccaccagtccagggtgtaccccgcctctcgcccgaagagagctgggataggctccagcaccccccgtgaccttcgtgaggaaaaagcggtagaaaatgaatgaatgaataatattagtatattaatattagttTTCCTGGTTTAattttcaagttcagtctgtacggCACCTTTAAATAAATAGTTTCTTGATAATTGGGGGGGTCATGgcaaaaaataattgagaaccactggtacAGGGTCCCTGGCAGTATGTTACGTTAACATACTGGGCACCCATTTGGCCTGTTGTTATGTCCACTATTGTTGAATAGCTTACCTTGTTTGGTCTCAAATTTAGTggaatacatttataattaaatgcgacttatagtccggaaaatagcttacatactgtatatctgtTGCTATTGTCTCTTGTtcaattaattgtattttttctgtGTTCGAATCATTTCAAAAGTGTCCCATTTTTGATTATGTTTTCACACTGCCCAAGTCCGTGTTGCCTGTAGTCTGAACGTGTCCCCCCTTTCATCCTGTTTCTGAGAAGAAGAAACCATCGAGGCTCTTACAGCTGAATACGAAGAGGAGGTtgaagaggatgatgatgatgatgaggaggaggaggaggagagtgcAGAGGCAGCTATTGATGAGCAGCAATGGAGCGGGGAAGAGCCTGACCCGGACAGCCTCCAAGCTGAACCTTTAGAACAGGCAGATGATGCCTTAGACAAGGACCAGGATCTTGACCTAGGGCCGGTTGAAGCAGCTAGTGCTGCGACAGAGAGCTCTATGGAcatagaggaggaggaggaggaggatatggatgatgatgatgaggaagcaGAGGGTGAGGAGATCCCTGAGACAGGTGTGTCCTCCCTCCCCTCTGCGCTCCCTCACTGCATGCATGTTAACAGCTTGTCAGTGTATTTGAATGccagctgtgtgaaaggggaaGGAGAATTGAAGCATTTTTCAGGCGGAATGTGCAAATCATTGGCCCGGTGCACTGCTGTGTCTGCAAGGCAACACAGGCTTGTGGTGAAAAAAGTCATGTTATTTTAAGcagctaattgtttttttttgttttttttttgctcttttgtaCTGGTATGATTACGTGTTGCGCTCACAATCATGCTTATTATCACCAGCTATAAGCTTTTAGGAGTCTTATATAGTTTGGTGCTGGTATGCCAgttaattaatgcattttttccaacttttaacCATTTTTACATGAATCACTCATTTGGGGATTTGATTTTGGTTTTCATATTTccatttcatgtcaaaaaatgatgTTGTGGATCAAGAACCATGTTTAATCaacattattacagtaaacctcggatatatcggattcaattgttcccactggttttgtccgatataagcgaaatccgttatatgcgtataccggaaaatgtccgttttacgcatatatcggatttatatccggtatatgcgtaaaacggattttatccgttataaaaaggcacttccttgactatgtttccaatgtacctggacgcgcaggcaacgctgcaaacgctgcaaatgacgtcgtatagcggcctgtcacgattcggcgaatcggagcgccacgatgcgaccatccgatatatgcgagggaaatttaatggaaatgcattggaacgggactggagattttgtccgaaataggcgaaatccgtgataaaaaatccgatatatgcaatgaatttttattggaaatgcattacagaaaaattggttcttttttatctgtccgttgtgagtgaatttccgatatatccgagtccgatatatccgaggtttactgtataaccatCAAAAGaccaatttgtgttttttttttttaattcttagtATTTCtgtcaggcggcacggcggtcgagtggttagcgtgcagacctcacagctaggagaccagggttcaattccaccctcggccatctctgtgtggagtttgcatgttctccccgtgcatgcgtgggttttctccgggtactccggtttcctcccacattccaaaaacatgctaggttaattggcgactccaaattgtccataggtatgaatgttagtgtgaatggttgtttgtctatatgtgctctgtgattggctggcgaccagtccagggtgtaccccgcctctcgcccaaagagagctgggataggctccagcaccccccgtgaccctcgtgaggaaaaagcggtagaaaatgaatgaatgaatgaatgagtatttcTGTCATTCACCAGCAGCCTTCAACTGTAAGAATGACAGACATTCACTGGCTTTAAGATATAAAATATTGCATGGATATCCATTCCATGTatgattgtttgttttccatCAGTCGGCCTGACAGTTGCCTCATGCCGGTGAGATCACATACCATGCCATATTTCCATCCATCTCTGACTTGGTGGACTTCATTCTGTCGCCGGTCTTCTTCAGTGGTGGCTGTTTCATTGTGCTGTAAGTTTCTGAGGAGAGCTTTGCTTGATTTCCGCATTCCCATTACCTGGCTAAATGAATACCAGAGCATGCAAATGCACAATCTTACACTTGGTGTTCATGACAACCAACTTAAAGATGTCCTTTCAGCTGTGAAGATGGAATCAGAAAAGCCTGGAAGTGAGAAAAGTGCTTCCATGAGCCCGGACAGCATTGGAGAATCAGAGAAACGTTCAGAGGAGTTTTTGGAGTCCCAGAGCCAGGAGTTCTTCGCTGGAGAACGAGTCGTACCAGAAAGCCCCACCATTGATACGCCATCCTTTGTACCGCCAGCTGTTCATAGCCAAGCCAAAGAATCTGCCAAATCAATCACCCTTCAGCCTGTTTATGGTGAACCCCTTACAGTGTCGGAGAAGCAGCCATCGGTGGAGGTCGTGGAGTTCAGCAGCCTTGGTGCCCCCTCTGATTTCTCTGCAATTGGAGCCAATCTTGAAGGAGGAAACTTGACCAGTGATGCAATGTCAGCATATTTTGAAACATCAGCCACTGATGTCCATGCGCCCCCCCAGGTTAAAAGCGAGGATTATTATGAACTGAGCCGAGTTGGCGAAATGAAGAATACTGCTGATTCCAAATTACAGGAGGTCACGCCGACGGTACAAATGGCAGAAGAATCACAAGTTTTCTCAGTTCCTGACAGGAGTAATGAGTGCAAGCTATCCCCAGGGAAACTAGCCTTGGAGCAAAGGAGCTACTCGCTGAACATTACTATCGGGGCATTGGATCAAAGCGGTCAGGGCAGAATGAGTAACTTTTCGCCACTGGCTACCGATATTATGTCGTACACCAGCGGAAGTCTCGATGAGACAGCAGATTACCTCCCCATCACTACTCCATCCGGCGAAAAGCCACCTCCTTTTCCTCCACTGATCCTAGAGACTGCAGCATCAGTCACTTCGGATTCTTCATCTCCACCAAGGATGTCTGAAGAAGGTTCAAACCTCAGCCAAGAACCAGAGTCACCTGAGTCTCCTGAGTCACCTCAGCCGTGCGAGAGAAGCCCTAAGAATAACTCAATCCTGGCGCAGGACTTGCCTGAAATGCTAGATCTTGCAGGGAACCGTTCCAGGCTCACATCTGAAGACACAGATCCGGAAATTGTACGGAGAAAGTCAATTCAAGCGGAGGTTCCGATCTTTTCTGATGACCTCCTGGCGAGCTTTGTCTCAGGTGAACAGAGTCCTGGAATCAGAAAGAGTGACAGTCAACTGGAAGAGATGGGCTATTGTGTTTTTAGTGAATACTCGGGGCCAATGCCGTCCCCTGCAGATGTGATTAGCCCGACAAACACTTCTGCTCAGGTCTTCACCCCGTCTGTTCTTGAGGAGAAAGTTGCTGAGCAAGCCCGGAAACTAGCAGTCAGGGACACGTCCACGGATGACGAGAGCCCGACTGCAGGAGAAGTAAATGAGGAGGTGCCAAAAGGTTTTATTGAAGAAGGAGGTCAAAAGGATATCAATAAACCAGTAAGTGAAGATATGAAAACATCTACCCTTCCATTGGAGACCTTTGTGACACCCACCGTCACTGTGACTTTAGAAGAAGGTGGAAGCTCAGGAAGTGAGACAGAGCGACAAGCTAGCGGCGAAGGCTCTGCTTCTGAAACCGAAATCGCCGACTATGAAAGGCAGATCCGCAAACTTGAAATGGAAGACAGGCCTCTCAGTTTGGAGGAGGAACGAGAGCTGCAGGAACTCCGGGAAAAGGTGAAGTTAGTGCACCAGGAGGCCTATGAGGAGGTGGATGCTGAAGATGTGTACCAGTTGACGGGGGTTGCCAAAGATCGCATTGCAAAGCCTGTCAAAACGTCACCCACCTCCTCTGTGGAGAGTAATATCGATGATGATAAACTCCTCTCTCCGGTGCTCTCACCATCCAAGCTGAAACAAAAGGAACTTTATGGTTCCCCCAAAAGAGCCATGTCACCCGGGTTGGCAGCGACCAAAGACGGGAAAGACATGAGAGAACAGCAAGAAAAGGAAGCAACTGAGAAGAAAATAAAGGATGAGAAAGAGgaaacagagaaaaaaataagacaggAGATCGAACAGAAACAGGAGGAAGTAAAAGACAAAGAGGCAGAAAGTATACGgatgaaagaaaaagagaaagagcAGGAGATGAGACAGAAAGAAGAGCGAGAGAAGGAGGAAAGGGAGATTCAAGGGAGGattgaaaaagaaagaaaagaaaaggaggaGAGGGAGCACAAGGAAAAGGAAGAGGCAGAAAGAATtgagaaagaaaggaaagaaaaggaGCAAAAAGAAAAGGAGGAGGCAGAAAGAATtgagaaagaaaggaaagaaaaggaGCAAAAAGAAAAGGAGGAGGCAGAAAGAATtgagaaagaaaggaaagaaaaggaGCAAAAAGAACAGGAGGAGGCAGAAAGAATTGAGAAAGAACGGAAAGAAAAGGAGCAAAAAGAACAGGAGGAGGCAGAAAGAattgagaaagaaagaaaagaaaaggaggaGAGGGAgctaaaagaaaaagaagaggcgGATAGGattgagaaagagagaaaagaaaaagaagaggcgGCTAGGattgagaaagagagaaaagaaaaagaagaggcgGATAGGACTGAGAAAGagaggaaagaaaaagaagaggcgGATAGGATtgagaaagaaaggaaagaaaaagaggagagggagcagaaagaaagagaagaaagagAAAAGAAGGAGAAACAGGAGAGGGAGATTATAGAAAGAGAAGAGCAAGAgcagcgagagagagaaaagaaagagaaagaggaaCGAGAGCGAAAAGAAcaagaagcaaaagaaaaggagagggaagaaaaggaagaaaaagaaagggagGAGCGAGAGCTAAGAGAAAAGGAAGAGAAGATCCAACAGGAACGTAAAAAGGCCGAAGAGACAAAGACGATGGCTGAAATAGAAAGCGAAGAAGAAGAGTTAACAAGCGGCGCTGGGGCAGCCGTGGTACAAGAGATCCCCGAGACATGTGCCGCCATTGAGTCGGTGGTGACGGTGGAAGACGACTTCATCACTGTGGTGCAGACCATTGATGAAGCAGAAGAACCGGGGCACAGTGTTCGTTTCTCTGCTCCACCTGAAGCTGAAATCCTCTGTATCCCTGgtgtggaagaagaagaagacgaagaagaacaagaagaagatgaCGAAGAGGAAGAGTCAGTGGAGTTAGCCCAGGAAGCAAACATTGAGCCTGCAAGCTTCGAAGAGGTCGGTGAAGTTCCTGAGAACGTTGGATCTCCTGAGCGGGAAGCTCCAACCGTAGAAACTGAAGCTCCGACAGAAAGTTATGACAGAGATGAAACCACCATGGATGACTCCATCTTGGACAGCTCTTGGGTGGACACTCAAGGTGAGAGCTTTA
This is a stretch of genomic DNA from Doryrhamphus excisus isolate RoL2022-K1 chromosome 9, RoL_Dexc_1.0, whole genome shotgun sequence. It encodes these proteins:
- the map2 gene encoding microtubule-associated protein 2 isoform X4 translates to MDIHSMYDCLFSISRPDSCLMPVRSHTMPYFHPSLTWWTSFCRRSSSVVAVSLCSVKMESEKPGSEKSASMSPDSIGESEKRSEEFLESQSQEFFAGERVVPESPTIDTPSFVPPAVHSQAKESAKSITLQPVYGEPLTVSEKQPSVEVVEFSSLGAPSDFSAIGANLEGGNLTSDAMSAYFETSATDVHAPPQVKSEDYYELSRVGEMKNTADSKLQEVTPTVQMAEESQVFSVPDRSNECKLSPGKLALEQRSYSLNITIGALDQSGQGRMSNFSPLATDIMSYTSGSLDETADYLPITTPSGEKPPPFPPLILETAASVTSDSSSPPRMSEEGSNLSQEPESPESPESPQPCERSPKNNSILAQDLPEMLDLAGNRSRLTSEDTDPEIVRRKSIQAEVPIFSDDLLASFVSGEQSPGIRKSDSQLEEMGYCVFSEYSGPMPSPADVISPTNTSAQVFTPSVLEEKVAEQARKLAVRDTSTDDESPTAGEVNEEVPKGFIEEGGQKDINKPVSEDMKTSTLPLETFVTPTVTVTLEEGGSSGSETERQASGEGSASETEIADYERQIRKLEMEDRPLSLEEERELQELREKVKLVHQEAYEEVDAEDVYQLTGVAKDRIAKPVKTSPTSSVESNIDDDKLLSPVLSPSKLKQKELYGSPKRAMSPGLAATKDGKDMREQQEKEATEKKIKDEKEETEKKIRQEIEQKQEEVKDKEAESIRMKEKEKEQEMRQKEEREKEEREIQGRIEKERKEKEEREHKEKEEAERIEKERKEKEQKEKEEAERIEKERKEKEQKEKEEAERIEKERKEKEQKEQEEAERIEKERKEKEQKEQEEAERIEKERKEKEERELKEKEEADRIEKERKEKEEAARIEKERKEKEEADRTEKERKEKEEADRIEKERKEKEEREQKEREEREKKEKQEREIIEREEQEQREREKKEKEERERKEQEAKEKEREEKEEKEREERELREKEEKIQQERKKAEETKTMAEIESEEEELTSGAGAAVVQEIPETCAAIESVVTVEDDFITVVQTIDEAEEPGHSVRFSAPPEAEILCIPGVEEEEDEEEQEEDDEEEESVELAQEANIEPASFEEVGEVPENVGSPEREAPTVETEAPTESYDRDETTMDDSILDSSWVDTQDDDKSTATEQIQPLPKMPSPVQKPNVAQNKQTQQKRTEKSAKAKSKGGRVKGRIATPERKPVRKEPVYIPREEVKKKKATAKQTELTKKTEAQTPSPSKRSGPKPAFRQTRPTQHHSVPRRRLTEALSDSRHPFTVARRSCDRALCHAHHFHFTKTHSSMSRMANLLNGPQPSSASVYIALIAKDGRSQSPVKTSSVPRHASALSRRGYHEHEDSSTSITSSGSTAPRRPMSCRAAMRAEYRTGRAPSMTVSEPVRSRSARSGHSTPRTPGSSAITPGTPPSYSSSSRTPGTPRSLSLISQERRVAVVRTPPKSPATTPKQLRIINQPLPDFKKVKSKVGSIDNIKYQPKGGQKHKEQIMAAEAKHKPSFWIWNSVLRIISFTLCLSAAHSMTWTQGLLNLILNKNVDFRYIQSKCSSKDNLKQPPHGGNVLIPSVKLDYSHVQSRCGSLDRRGYSAGGGNVQIQNKKIDLSHVTSKCGSLDNIHHRPGGGNVRIESVKLDFKDKAHAKVGSLDNAHHTPGGGRVTIESHRLTFRDHAKARVDHGAEIVVRSPDRSRSMSPQRQRDSHLSSSGSLNVTESPQLATLAEDVTAALAKQGL
- the map2 gene encoding microtubule-associated protein 2 isoform X2; protein product: MADDRQPEDSASQWDPSGGQEPTGTHGANGFSSSSYRTCQTAGTHATSVPFSARENGFNGELTGAHAITAEQVSARIVQEVTAEAVAVLKGEQESQRLPSVEDTTNLPPSPPPSPAAEHFGPLEQDVGDEEEAGPLRRFQNSRERCKFLAPSISVSVPEDDPYHSDEEYYEHPLFSPEWTHSGARPTGQAVAFRQIEAVKMESEKPGSEKSASMSPDSIGESEKRSEEFLESQSQEFFAGERVVPESPTIDTPSFVPPAVHSQAKESAKSITLQPVYGEPLTVSEKQPSVEVVEFSSLGAPSDFSAIGANLEGGNLTSDAMSAYFETSATDVHAPPQVKSEDYYELSRVGEMKNTADSKLQEVTPTVQMAEESQVFSVPDRSNECKLSPGKLALEQRSYSLNITIGALDQSGQGRMSNFSPLATDIMSYTSGSLDETADYLPITTPSGEKPPPFPPLILETAASVTSDSSSPPRMSEEGSNLSQEPESPESPESPQPCERSPKNNSILAQDLPEMLDLAGNRSRLTSEDTDPEIVRRKSIQAEVPIFSDDLLASFVSGEQSPGIRKSDSQLEEMGYCVFSEYSGPMPSPADVISPTNTSAQVFTPSVLEEKVAEQARKLAVRDTSTDDESPTAGEVNEEVPKGFIEEGGQKDINKPVSEDMKTSTLPLETFVTPTVTVTLEEGGSSGSETERQASGEGSASETEIADYERQIRKLEMEDRPLSLEEERELQELREKVKLVHQEAYEEVDAEDVYQLTGVAKDRIAKPVKTSPTSSVESNIDDDKLLSPVLSPSKLKQKELYGSPKRAMSPGLAATKDGKDMREQQEKEATEKKIKDEKEETEKKIRQEIEQKQEEVKDKEAESIRMKEKEKEQEMRQKEEREKEEREIQGRIEKERKEKEEREHKEKEEAERIEKERKEKEQKEKEEAERIEKERKEKEQKEKEEAERIEKERKEKEQKEQEEAERIEKERKEKEQKEQEEAERIEKERKEKEERELKEKEEADRIEKERKEKEEAARIEKERKEKEEADRTEKERKEKEEADRIEKERKEKEEREQKEREEREKKEKQEREIIEREEQEQREREKKEKEERERKEQEAKEKEREEKEEKEREERELREKEEKIQQERKKAEETKTMAEIESEEEELTSGAGAAVVQEIPETCAAIESVVTVEDDFITVVQTIDEAEEPGHSVRFSAPPEAEILCIPGVEEEEDEEEQEEDDEEEESVELAQEANIEPASFEEVGEVPENVGSPEREAPTVETEAPTESYDRDETTMDDSILDSSWVDTQDDDKSTATEQIQPLPKMPSPVQKPNVAQNKQTQQKRTEKSAKAKSKGGRVKGRIATPERKPVRKEPVYIPREEVKKKKATAKQTELTKKTEAQTPSPSKRSGPKPAFRQTRPTQHHSVPRRRLTEALSDSRHPFTVARRSCDRALCHAHHFHFTKTHSSMSRMANLLNGPQPSSASVYIALIAKDGRSQSPVKTSSVPRHASALSRRGYHEHEDSSTSITSSGSTAPRRPMSCRAAMRAEYRTGRAPSMTVSEPVRSRSARSGHSTPRTPGSSAITPGTPPSYSSSSRTPGTPRSLSLISQERRVAVVRTPPKSPATTPKQLRIINQPLPDFKKVKSKVGSIDNIKYQPKGGQKHKEQIMAAEAKHKPSFWIWNSVLRIISFTLCLSAAHSMTWTQGLLNLILNKNVDFRYIQSKCSSKDNLKQPPHGGNVLIPSVKLDYSHVQSRCGSLDRRGYSAGGGNVQIQNKKIDLSHVTSKCGSLDNIHHRPGGGNVRIESVKLDFKDKAHAKVGSLDNAHHTPGGGRVTIESHRLTFRDHAKARVDHGAEIVVRSPDRSRSMSPQRQRDSHLSSSGSLNVTESPQLATLAEDVTAALAKQGL
- the map2 gene encoding microtubule-associated protein 2 isoform X1, translating into MADDRQPEDSASQWDPSGGQEPTGTHGANGFSSSSYRTCQTAGTHATSVPFSARENGFNGELTGAHAITAEQVSARIVQEVTAEAVAVLKGEQESQRLPSVEDTTNLPPSPPPSPAAEHFGPLEQDVGDEEEAGPLRRFQNSRERCKFLAPSISVSVPEDDPYHSDEEYYEHPLFSPEWTHSGARPTGQAVAFRQIEEETIEALTAEYEEEVEEDDDDDEEEEEESAEAAIDEQQWSGEEPDPDSLQAEPLEQADDALDKDQDLDLGPVEAASAATESSMDIEEEEEEDMDDDDEEAEGEEIPETAVKMESEKPGSEKSASMSPDSIGESEKRSEEFLESQSQEFFAGERVVPESPTIDTPSFVPPAVHSQAKESAKSITLQPVYGEPLTVSEKQPSVEVVEFSSLGAPSDFSAIGANLEGGNLTSDAMSAYFETSATDVHAPPQVKSEDYYELSRVGEMKNTADSKLQEVTPTVQMAEESQVFSVPDRSNECKLSPGKLALEQRSYSLNITIGALDQSGQGRMSNFSPLATDIMSYTSGSLDETADYLPITTPSGEKPPPFPPLILETAASVTSDSSSPPRMSEEGSNLSQEPESPESPESPQPCERSPKNNSILAQDLPEMLDLAGNRSRLTSEDTDPEIVRRKSIQAEVPIFSDDLLASFVSGEQSPGIRKSDSQLEEMGYCVFSEYSGPMPSPADVISPTNTSAQVFTPSVLEEKVAEQARKLAVRDTSTDDESPTAGEVNEEVPKGFIEEGGQKDINKPVSEDMKTSTLPLETFVTPTVTVTLEEGGSSGSETERQASGEGSASETEIADYERQIRKLEMEDRPLSLEEERELQELREKVKLVHQEAYEEVDAEDVYQLTGVAKDRIAKPVKTSPTSSVESNIDDDKLLSPVLSPSKLKQKELYGSPKRAMSPGLAATKDGKDMREQQEKEATEKKIKDEKEETEKKIRQEIEQKQEEVKDKEAESIRMKEKEKEQEMRQKEEREKEEREIQGRIEKERKEKEEREHKEKEEAERIEKERKEKEQKEKEEAERIEKERKEKEQKEKEEAERIEKERKEKEQKEQEEAERIEKERKEKEQKEQEEAERIEKERKEKEERELKEKEEADRIEKERKEKEEAARIEKERKEKEEADRTEKERKEKEEADRIEKERKEKEEREQKEREEREKKEKQEREIIEREEQEQREREKKEKEERERKEQEAKEKEREEKEEKEREERELREKEEKIQQERKKAEETKTMAEIESEEEELTSGAGAAVVQEIPETCAAIESVVTVEDDFITVVQTIDEAEEPGHSVRFSAPPEAEILCIPGVEEEEDEEEQEEDDEEEESVELAQEANIEPASFEEVGEVPENVGSPEREAPTVETEAPTESYDRDETTMDDSILDSSWVDTQDDDKSTATEQIQPLPKMPSPVQKPNVAQNKQTQQKRTEKSAKAKSKGGRVKGRIATPERKPVRKEPVYIPREEVKKKKATAKQTELTKKTEAQTPSPSKRSGPKPAFRQTRPTQHHSVPRRRLTEALSDSRHPFTVARRSCDRALCHAHHFHFTKTHSSMSRMANLLNGPQPSSASVYIALIAKDGRSQSPVKTSSVPRHASALSRRGYHEHEDSSTSITSSGSTAPRRPMSCRAAMRAEYRTGRAPSMTVSEPVRSRSARSGHSTPRTPGSSAITPGTPPSYSSSSRTPGTPRSLSLISQERRVAVVRTPPKSPATTPKQLRIINQPLPDFKKVKSKVGSIDNIKYQPKGGQKHKEQIMAAEAKHKPSFWIWNSVLRIISFTLCLSAAHSMTWTQGLLNLILNKNVDFRYIQSKCSSKDNLKQPPHGGNVLIPSVKLDYSHVQSRCGSLDRRGYSAGGGNVQIQNKKIDLSHVTSKCGSLDNIHHRPGGGNVRIESVKLDFKDKAHAKVGSLDNAHHTPGGGRVTIESHRLTFRDHAKARVDHGAEIVVRSPDRSRSMSPQRQRDSHLSSSGSLNVTESPQLATLAEDVTAALAKQGL